The nucleotide sequence aaaataaaaaagagaaaaaagacCACACTCTGCTTTTACTTTATTTAGCTTTCTTGCATCTGTAGCAATCTCTTGAGCTTTAGCAGCCAAGGCTCCCCTTCACACATAAAAAATCCAAATTCAAATCAGTTTCCAGTCTTCTAAACCTCTTAGATTCTTCTTAAAGTGCACCCTTTTGATGATTATATGTATATGTGCCATTGGCTTCAACACCACATCATTGCTTATGATTGATCTATGCTTTTCTTCCTTTATTTCATCCAAATCCCATAAAACATCAAActatcctctctctctctatgtaACAGTCACATTCCATATAAAAACAGATCCTTCTGTCAGTTACCATCTTCAACACCATGGGAACTACGTGTAACACATTATCGATCCTCGTGTGTATCGTCTTCCTATCCATTCATTCGGAAAATGTTTGCGCGCTGCGAAGCATCAATCTTGCTTTAAAATGGAGCGAAGAAAAACTGTCTACGAGGGAATCGCGTTTCCAGGAGATGATAGCACCAACACCTTCTACAATGTTCGATCCAAATCAATCGAGCAAACGAAGAGTTCGAAGAGGGTCTGATCCTATTCATAACAAATGCTGATAATTATGGTTTCGGTTTGTTTTCTATCAGTTTGTTTGGCTAACACACATTCACAGTTTCACACAAACATGTTTTGCTTCTAGTGTATGTATAAAGCAGTATCTTtcattcaaaagattcaaattaCTCGATTTCACATAGTTTCAAATATGTTACATTCGACTGcgatctatatataatatatccCCTCTCAGAAGCTAAAAATGTCGATCCCCCAAAGGGACAAAAACCATACTACTTAACGAGAATTTAAGAATTGTTGCGACATATTGTATCTGTTTTTCCTATGAGCTCTATAATGTAAAGGATCAATCTTTCTTGAAACCATCTTCCAAATCATATCGACAGCATCACCGGGCCTCGTAGGATACTGGTACTCAAAATGCGGTGCAATTTGCTTCAAATTCTCCCACATTTCGGTCCATTTTTCTCGCTTAACGCCTCTGAGAAGATTTATAAGGTACCCGTTTTTGCATGCGTCTGATGCAGGGACAAAAATGGAAAATTTGGAGTAGTCGAGAAGATCTTCGTATGGGAGCTCGATTTCGTCACTGATGATAACGGGAACACAATGACTAACGATTGCGTCGAAAAGACGATTTGAAGAAGGTGTGTCTCCTGCAATGTTGAGGCAGAATTTTGAAGCTGCCATCCCTGTCGACGCCTTGCGGATCCCACCTCCACCCGCACTTCCGAATGTGAAATGCACATCTTTTTCGTCTTTAAGTAAATAGTATAATTCTTGACGAATTACACCACCCTGCTCACAAATCAAAACGCGTGTAAATTGAATAGTTTTATAAAATCCATTAGGGGTGTAGTATTAAACAATCGGAAGGGTACTGATATcaggaaaatcggtgatatatcgatCAAATATCTGTGAAATATCGGTCAATCTCGCCGATAATATTGGTaccgatattttacatggggaccgatAACCACCGATATATCatcgatattaactgcatagttaGCTGTAACAAAAAAGATCGCGAGATAATGTGTTTGGATATGCTTGTACTACAAAGTTTTGATTATCTTATAATAGCTGTTTGAATGCTTGGCAATCTGATTATCTAATTATTTAAACGTAAAATGACCCCTAAGTAGTTAGATAATCAGAAAAAGTTTTATTGCAGCTACTGCTTAACTGTCAATTAATCCCCTAAATAATCAGACAAACAGAAGCTGTTTCATAATATACCTAAACACTAGAAACAAAAACTATGTGATTTGAAATATAATAATCAGATAAATCACTTTCAAACACCAGTTAAGATTGTAGAACATAACTCACATCTTTTCGATAAATCGCTCCTTGGAAGTACACCAAGGTGGGTCGTTCTTCAAACGAAGGCGAATTGTTCGCATCAACGGTCCTGACAACATGTCTGTAAGGAGCGATCACATCTTTATCGATATTCGCAATTTCATCAGAATATCTGCCAAAATCTGCAAGCACAAACATAGCCGAACCCAACCTCCATCTAGCAATTAACATGCTGTTTGGATGGTGAGCCATGATCACATGATCCTTCCCTCCGAATCTTTTCCACTCATCCTGACCGTTCAAATATTCCACCAATCTTTCTTGCAATATATCGTTAGTACTCTTTCCCTCCGTCCCTTCAATCTTGGAATGCCTATTGTAACTCAAAGACGAGAAAAACGGGACGAAAACAACATCTGCTTGAGTCGAATTATGTACAAGAACGGCAGTGCAAGATCTACGAACATTTGGAATAAGCGATGATAAAAGATCAAGCGTAAGCCAATACTCAACACTGTGTTGCAAATTCAACCCACCCGGGTAACTTGGGATCTCACTAAAATTACCAACATTCGGCCATAACTGGTTCGCGCTCCCCGTCCAACCCAATAACCCGAAGTGAAACTCGGGTGGTAAATCATACATAAAGACTTTCAACACAGCTTGATTCGGATCACAAGAACCAGCAGCCTTAACTGGGTTGGACCCAGAATCCGATTCGGGCTCAATCGACCCACGGTCAACAACAATGAGATTATAAATCGATCTGGGGACTAACGAATTATCCCCAACTCGAAACAGAAGCGAACACGAAAGAATTAAAAAGAACATTGAGATTGCAATCAAGCATGACAGCAATCTTGACGAAAACACACGCTTCTCATACATTGAAGTCATTGAAACAACACAAATCAAGTTCGATTAGACGAATGCAAGCTGCCCTTTAACAAAAGCAACTTAATTTCACTCAAACTACCAACTTTCTTGAAACCCTAATAAGCTGACACTATCCAAATCTTGGAGATTTAATCACATGATATGAAATTATGAATTGGGGGTTGAATCAAAtcaaagaaatgaacaaaacccACCAGTCATTCGATTTGAAGCTCTCAATTAAAGATTCAATAGCACAGAAGCAGCCTGAAAAACAGAGTAATGAAGTAATGAAATCAAGAATCGATGAACAGAGGATGCGAATGCAAGTAAAgtaaagtatgtatgtatgtattattataatacctgAAGAAGATGAGATCTGGTGCCGTCATGAATGGAATATAAAACAGAGATTCAAGTAACATTCGGGGGAAAATGTATCGTGATGCGTATTAAAATTCGTAGTTTGGCTCTTGGATCTATGGGGGATGTATTTATACAGATTAAAAATTGAGTTTACAGAGTAGGTGAACGTGATGAGTTCTGTCCATTTATGTATGTACAGGATTAGGATTGATTGAAACTACCACTTTTAAGTTTTGAGATTTAAATCACACCGACTTTGATTTTTTAGGGTCGAACCTTTTTCTCAATCTTGATATTGtttctttataaatttcatttCTGTCGTATCAGAAAGGGCTTTATTTATAGCGTATTACAATTAgttgcaatgttttaaaaaccggttcaaacCGGCTGGTTGTATCGGTTGAGTTGTCTGGTAAAACCGGTTAAACCGTCCAATACATCGGGTTGAACCGTCCGATACACCCGTTTAAACCGTTTCTAAGTCAAATCCGGTACGATATAAAAACtggattttaaaacattgtttAGTTGCATAAAAGTTTTCTTTTAAAAGAATGTTGACACAGAATTTACACCGATTAAAAgccataaatataaatataaataccaaTACAAGTCTAGTTGTGTTCAGTTCACATTAATTATAGTTTGATAGTGTACCAATACGGTATAGGTATGAACACatgtttttttaacggctaacAGAATCAATTTCAAGCATTCTCGGGGCATCCACTGAACAAACgaagtactccgagagtaacccaaGTCCACTACCAATTCCAGGAAAAGCCCGGCAActcacccgcccgtaggcacgacagcgaaattaccggtaaaacctgtttggctcaaggatccaaccccgGTTTatctgggtctcctatcattgcccaccagtgcctcactctgcaccaagtgagagttgaacttgcatctctcaagaAAAATACAAGTCTTCCACCACTTGATCGAGAGATCATTGGCTGGTATGAACACATGTTAAAAATCAAATTTAGtgataaatataatattattGGAATCGGAACCTATAAAATTGaataccggtaccggtatcaaTGTTGTTCGTTGATATTAGTTAGAGCGATATAAATACCCGGTATTCAGCTAAATATAGTTGtgtatttaaatttttttatatcGGTAACCATGTTTgcaataaaatttatatcgaaATGTAGAAAAGAATGTTAAACTTAGTTGtctattttgattttttttaaggTTACACAAGTTATTAGAGAAAAATCTAACTATAAGATAAatgaaatatttttataaattaaaaataataatacttttGTTCATCAATGTTCCTTTTTgaataaattactttttgagtctctaTGTGTTAGTGGTAACTACTTGAATCCAAAATTAataagtttaacgccctgagtctctTATCGCTCATTTTATAATGTTTTGGTCTAACTTTTTAAACATTTGTACTTCTGGTTTTGGACTCAattggttaaaaccactaaaacatatgGACTCAAAATATTATAAAATGAGCACTTAAGGACTCGGAgcgttaaacttttttatttttgtacTCAAGCgtttaaaaccactaaaacactgAAATTCAAAAAGCAATTTAGTCTTTAATATATATACTAATAACTAggttaagacccgcccgcgttgcggcgcgagtacatcgtaaacattgaatggattagtccaaacgttatatgatgcataaaccatatgaaaacacacatttcgacgtatccagttgaactcagtgtaacctgtataagcattgtgattggatcaaacgtaaagtaaatggaattcatatcgaacaatcataacgtattatatgtgaccgaACTTATACaaagaaaacgtaacgggtatgaaggaaagtatgcacatgtaatcgaaagggattagTTAGAGCTTTCAAAAAAAGgcgagaaaaagaaaccataatttgactccactcggttcgaaacaaactttacgaaacgtacacaaaataaacacgaaaacatattatatttgacctgaatcgTTTCTCAAAAAAGTTTTCGTCGAAACGTAGAACTTGCATTTATACAAAAATGTACATagaaatatgcacgtaaaaatggtttctttaaacgaaaacgtattatatttgacctgactcgtctataaaaaaaaaggtttacgtcggaatgtagaagaaatcatatttacgcatacccgtacataaaatatgcacgtaaaaatagtttttaagtaaaggaagtataggggtaaaccgtaacaaaaaattattaaaaaaaattaataggttaaaaacattcgtaaaaccgtgccaagtagcaccaatgccacaaccacatcgactctcaacatcgtaaaaataaaatagataaaatggtaaaaattacactgaacgaaaagcagactaaaatcgttgaaccactcacacccgttacagtgtcttaatacgaagaaattaaccagaaacgtaaaacgtagaaaataataacttagtcgatctacgacccgcccgttgcggcgaacttttcaaaaggggaaaaatggacgcgttgcaacgggtctgtcaaatatgaaaaaatagagcaaaaacgttgaatctcacatgcacgctacgacatgttagcaaaatttagaacaaaaagtaaaacgaaaaacttgcgaaggATAAAAAGTATGGGGTACGAAAGTTGTagataataaagtgttgtgttaaattataaaagatggaaaactttgggttaaaagtaaaaaatgaaaaggggttaaaatgtaaaatatgaaatgtttgggttagaaatgaaaaattaagtttttttttgaaacactccCTAAGCACAAGTTACAAGTCATGATAGCACATATAAGTTGCttattaatatatgaaataataGTAATGATAATAGATCATGTACAAGTGGGATTTTCCGTGAGAAGTGTAGGAGACAATATGAGATTGACAAGTGTCCTTTTCAATTTAAGGAGAGAACGGTGTTATGGTCATTCTTCCTTAAACCTACTTCACCCTCTATTTTTAAACGGCTACAGCTTTTCCATACGCTATATTTAAAAAGAATTACACCGTATTAATgaccattttattctctttaatttgagcagacactgctatagttttcttaatttaaaaaaaatatatatattttacaagaTATAAAGTTACGTAATTTGTGTAACATTATGTGATTACGTTCTAGCACGTAATTACGTACCATATGTCCAAGCGGTAACAAATGCTCAATGAAACCCTACATCTATGATCACGCACCATATAAGTGTAATGTCACGTGATTATGTATCAGTACGTAATTTATTATAGTTTTTttactttatattttttttactaaagTTATGCTTATTATACATTCAATATAATGAGAATTAAATGTTTTATgctgccaatgatctctagatcaagtggtggaagacTTACATTTCTCTTGTGAGATGCAAGTTCAACTCCCACTTGttgcagagtgaggcattggtaggcaatgataggagacccagggaaacctgggttggatccttgagccaaacgagtTTTACCGGTAACTTCATCGTCGTGCCTAcaggcgggtgggttaccgggttttccccgaaaTTGGTGGTGGACCAAGGTACTCTCGaagtactccgtttggtccagtgggtgccccgaaagtactcgggattgattctgttggccgttcaaaaaaaatgtttttatgcTATTACGTGATTAGATCTGTAATATAAGCCGTTACCTGATTATAGATGTAGTGTTATATTGAGCTTTGTTACTGCTTTTGCATACATGGTATGTGATTATTATTGAGCATTTGTTACTGATTTTGCACACATGGTACGTGATTATAGATTTAGATATACATTGATTGTCTGGTACGTGATTTGGGTATTCATTGATCATTCGGTACATGATCATAGATGTTGTGTCACATTGAGAATTTGCATTGCTTGCGCATATGGTACGTGATTTAAGTATTCATTGATTATGTTTCAATACGTAATTACGTACTCGAACATAATCATATAACATTACACAATCAcgtaactttatttttattattttttttttttgaaacttgaataaacaatatcattccacacgaaaaagggcaattacaaagcaatgacaggtagtcgggcaacaagtaaCTTTATGGCTTGTAAACTAAAAGTTTTTAAAATTAAGAAAACAATAACAATTGTTTACTCAACTTAAAGATAATGAAATGCTCATTAATACGGTGTAATAAAATATTATGATATGAAAAGATTATAGTCATTTGAAAATCATGGGGAAGTGAGTTTATGAGTCATTAATATTAGATTTTTCTATTTTGTTATTTTTCCTACTTGTTTCCCTTCTTTTCAGTTCGTGAATTCTAAATTTGGGGCCTACTAAATCTTAACCGTTAATCTTACAAATCAAGAGCCAAAAGTCTCTCATACACTTCATACATTCCAATCTTTCGTATAATAACCTTTCTCATATCATACATTCCAATCTTTTGTATAATAACCTTTCTAGTATAGTAATTGTGTCAAGAATTTCTTTAATAATATAGGGTAAGAATGTAACAtcttaacttttatttttaactttttagcaatttatttattcaaaaaaGGCATTAACATACAACATAATctatttattgttattattatattattagtAAAATATACAGAAGTTAAACAAAGTAAAAGTAGAATGCTTTTAATACTGGTAAAC is from Helianthus annuus cultivar XRQ/B chromosome 9, HanXRQr2.0-SUNRISE, whole genome shotgun sequence and encodes:
- the LOC110879705 gene encoding probable arabinosyltransferase ARAD1, encoding MTSMYEKRVFSSRLLSCLIAISMFFLILSCSLLFRVGDNSLVPRSIYNLIVVDRGSIEPESDSGSNPVKAAGSCDPNQAVLKVFMYDLPPEFHFGLLGWTGSANQLWPNVGNFSEIPSYPGGLNLQHSVEYWLTLDLLSSLIPNVRRSCTAVLVHNSTQADVVFVPFFSSLSYNRHSKIEGTEGKSTNDILQERLVEYLNGQDEWKRFGGKDHVIMAHHPNSMLIARWRLGSAMFVLADFGRYSDEIANIDKDVIAPYRHVVRTVDANNSPSFEERPTLVYFQGAIYRKDGGVIRQELYYLLKDEKDVHFTFGSAGGGGIRKASTGMAASKFCLNIAGDTPSSNRLFDAIVSHCVPVIISDEIELPYEDLLDYSKFSIFVPASDACKNGYLINLLRGVKREKWTEMWENLKQIAPHFEYQYPTRPGDAVDMIWKMVSRKIDPLHYRAHRKNRYNMSQQFLNSR